The Tripterygium wilfordii isolate XIE 37 chromosome 4, ASM1340144v1, whole genome shotgun sequence genome has a window encoding:
- the LOC119996063 gene encoding nuclear ubiquitous casein and cyclin-dependent kinase substrate 1-like isoform X2: MVGGGSKRDESVVLNSTNVFAALGSLRRKKKSSDKEGSSKTKDKKGAASSKKEPAKEVFWAPAPLTVKSWADVDDEDDEDYYATTAPPASVWGDTNTKADKETSEPAVEESESEEEGFEEADDDVEEEHEHEPEATVEVEPVVKKPTEAPLVPKDTDRQLSKKELKKKELEELEAVLAELGLQKEANAQDESHGTAENKKADNDGEMEKDENAPGESKTSKKKKKKDKSSKEPKESQHQPDDKDVRNGTDDAAGTEKADDTSAPDVKDRLKKLASSKKKKSSKEMDAAARAAASEAAARSARLAAAKKKEKNHYNQQPVR; encoded by the exons ATGGTGGGTGGAGGGAGCAAGAGGGACGAGTCGGTTGTGTTGAACAGCACCAACGTGTTTGCGGCGCTCGGGAgtttgaggaggaagaagaagagttcaGACAAAGAGGGTTCGTCGAAGACGAAAGACAAGAAGGGCGCTGCCTCGTCGAAGAAGGAGCCTGCAAAGGAGGTCTTTTGGGCCCCGGCGCCTCTCACAGTCAAGTCCTGGGCTGATGTGGAcgatgaagatgatgaggatTACTATGCGACCACTGCCCCGCCCGCCTCTGTCTGGGGTGACACCAACACCAAGGCCGACAAGGAGACTTCTGAGCCTGCTGTGGAG GAAAGTGAAAGCGAGGAAGAAGGTTTTGAGGAAGCTGATGATGACGTTGAAGAAGAACATGAACATGAACCTGAGGCAACAGTTGAAGTGGAGCCTGTTGTTAAGAAGCCCACTGAAGCTCCTTTGGTGCCTAAAGATACTGATAGGCAGCTCTCAAAGAAGGAATTGAAGAAAAAGGAACTTGAAGAACTTGAAGCTGTTCTTGCTGAACTTGGACTACAGAAGGAGGCCAATGCTCAAGATGAGTCCCATG GCACCGCTGAGAATAAGAAAGCTGACAATGACGGAGAGATGGAAAAGGATGAGAATGCTCCTGGGGAGAGTAAAacttcaaaaaagaagaaaaagaaggataaATCATCGAAAGAGCCAAAGGAATCCCAACACCAGCCAGATGACAAAGATGTAAGAAACGGGACTGATGATGCTGCTGGGACTGAGAAGGCAGACGATACATCTGCTCCTGATGTGAAGGACCGACTGAAGAAATTGGCTtcttcaaagaagaagaaatctagTAAAGAGATGGATGCTGCAGCCCGTGCCGCTGCTAGTGAAGCTGCTGCAAGGAGTGCAAGGCTAGCTGCtgcaaagaagaaggaaaagaatcATTACAATCAACAGCCGGTGCGATAA
- the LOC119996063 gene encoding nucleolar protein dao-5-like isoform X1 yields the protein MVGGGSKRDESVVLNSTNVFAALGSLRRKKKSSDKEGSSKTKDKKGAASSKKEPAKEVFWAPAPLTVKSWADVDDEDDEDYYATTAPPASVWGDTNTKADKETSEPAVEESESEEEGFEEADDDVEEEHEHEPEATVEVEPVVKKPTEAPLVPKDTDRQLSKKELKKKELEELEAVLAELGLQKEANAQDESHAGTAENKKADNDGEMEKDENAPGESKTSKKKKKKDKSSKEPKESQHQPDDKDVRNGTDDAAGTEKADDTSAPDVKDRLKKLASSKKKKSSKEMDAAARAAASEAAARSARLAAAKKKEKNHYNQQPVR from the exons ATGGTGGGTGGAGGGAGCAAGAGGGACGAGTCGGTTGTGTTGAACAGCACCAACGTGTTTGCGGCGCTCGGGAgtttgaggaggaagaagaagagttcaGACAAAGAGGGTTCGTCGAAGACGAAAGACAAGAAGGGCGCTGCCTCGTCGAAGAAGGAGCCTGCAAAGGAGGTCTTTTGGGCCCCGGCGCCTCTCACAGTCAAGTCCTGGGCTGATGTGGAcgatgaagatgatgaggatTACTATGCGACCACTGCCCCGCCCGCCTCTGTCTGGGGTGACACCAACACCAAGGCCGACAAGGAGACTTCTGAGCCTGCTGTGGAG GAAAGTGAAAGCGAGGAAGAAGGTTTTGAGGAAGCTGATGATGACGTTGAAGAAGAACATGAACATGAACCTGAGGCAACAGTTGAAGTGGAGCCTGTTGTTAAGAAGCCCACTGAAGCTCCTTTGGTGCCTAAAGATACTGATAGGCAGCTCTCAAAGAAGGAATTGAAGAAAAAGGAACTTGAAGAACTTGAAGCTGTTCTTGCTGAACTTGGACTACAGAAGGAGGCCAATGCTCAAGATGAGTCCCATG cAGGCACCGCTGAGAATAAGAAAGCTGACAATGACGGAGAGATGGAAAAGGATGAGAATGCTCCTGGGGAGAGTAAAacttcaaaaaagaagaaaaagaaggataaATCATCGAAAGAGCCAAAGGAATCCCAACACCAGCCAGATGACAAAGATGTAAGAAACGGGACTGATGATGCTGCTGGGACTGAGAAGGCAGACGATACATCTGCTCCTGATGTGAAGGACCGACTGAAGAAATTGGCTtcttcaaagaagaagaaatctagTAAAGAGATGGATGCTGCAGCCCGTGCCGCTGCTAGTGAAGCTGCTGCAAGGAGTGCAAGGCTAGCTGCtgcaaagaagaaggaaaagaatcATTACAATCAACAGCCGGTGCGATAA